Below is a window of Microbacterium saperdae DNA.
CCGATCTCGTACGCGTCCTCGAAGAACTCGAGGTTGTCGTCGGTCATGTGCGGTGCCGGGTAATAGACGCGGCCGAGCTTGCCTTCTTTGCGGATCTCGATCTTCGCCGCGATCGGGTGGATCGACGCGGTCGCGTTGTTCACGTACGAGATCGATCCGGTGGGCGGGATGGCCTGCAGGTAGGCGTTGTAGATGCCGTGCTGCCGCACCGATTCCCGCAGCTGCGCCCAGTCGTCGCGGGTAGGGATCGCGACGCCTGCCTCTGCGAAGAGGGTGCGGACACGTTCGGTGGTGGGCTGCCAGTCGCGCTCGGTGTACTTGTCGAAGTAGGTGCCGTCGGCGTAGGCGGAGGTCTCGAACCCGGCGAAGGCCGTGCCGCGTTCGATGGCGATCCGGTTGGAGGCGCGCAGGGCATGGTAGGTGACGGTGAGGAAGTAGATGTCGGTGAAGTCGATGCCTTCCTCACTGCCGTAGCGGATGCGCTGTGAGGCGAGGAACCCGTGGAGGTTCATCTGCCCGAGCCCGATCGCGTGCGAGGCGTCGTTCCCGGCCGCGATCGAGGGGACCGCGTCGATGTCGGTCTGGTCGGACACGCTCGTGAGTGCCCGCACCGCGGTTTCGATGGTCGCGCCGAAGTTGGGTGAGGCGAAGGCGTGGGCGATGTTGAGGGAGCCGAGGTTGCAGGAGATGTCCCGGCCGACTTGCTCGTATCCGATCGCGGCGTCGTAGCGGGAGGGGGTGTTTACTTGGAGGATTTCGCTGCAGAGGTTGGACATGTTGATCCATCCCTGTAGCGGGTTCGCGCGGTTGACGGTGTCCTCGAACAGCACGTAGGGGTATCCGGATTCGAACTGCAGCTCGGCGAGGGTCTTGAAGAACTCCCGTGCGCTGATCGTGGTCTTCCGCACCCGCGGGTTCGCGACCAGCTCGTCGTAGTGGTCGTTCACCGACAGATCCGACAGCGGCTTCCCGTACTCGCGCTCGACGTCGTAAGGGCTGAACAGGTGCATGTCCCGGTTCTCCTTCGCGAGCTGGAAGGTGACGTCCGGGATCACGACGCCGAGCGAGAGCGTCTTGATGCGGATCTTCTCGTCCGCGTTCTCCCGCTTCGTATCCAAGAACCGCAGAATATCCGGGTGGTGCGCGTGCAGATACACCGCTCCCGCTCCTTGCCGGGCACCGAGCTGGTTGGCGTAGCTGAAGCTGTCTTCGAGGATCTTCATCACCGGGACGACGCCGGAGGCCTGGTTCTCGATCTGCTTGATCGGTGCTCCGGTTTCGCGCAGGTTCGTCAGCAACAACGCCACCCCGCCCCCGCGCTTGGAGAGCTGCAGGGCGGAGTTCACGCTGCGTCCGATGGATTCGAGGTTGTCCTCCAGGCGGAGCAGGAAGCAGGAGACGAGCTCGCCGCGCTGCGCTTTGCCCGCGTTCAGGAACGTCGGTGTCGCAGGCTGGAACCGGCCGGAGAGCATCTCGTCCACAAGCCGGGTCGCGAGGGCTTCGTCGCCCTGTCCGAGGAAGAGCGCGGTGGCGACGACGCGTTCCTCGAAGCCTTCCAGGTAGGTGGTGCCGTCGAACGTTTTCAGGGCGTAGGAGGTGAAGAACTTGAACGCGCCGAGGAAGGTCTGAAAGCGGTGCCCGGCCCCGCGAGCCCGCTCATGCAGGCCGGTGAGGAACTCCGGGACGTACGCGTCGAGGAACGCTTGCTCGTAGTAGTCGTTCGCGACCAGCCAGTCCAGGCGCGCGGCCACGCTCGGGAAGGTTCTCGTGTTCGGGAGGACGTGCTGGCGCAGGTACTCGTCGGCGGCTTCCTTGTCCTTGTGGAACTGGATCGACCCGCCCGGGGCGAACAGGTTCAGTTGCGCGTTGAGGGCGTGGTAGTCCTTCCGCGCACCGATCCCGGCGCGTGCGGGAGCCTCTGGGGAGATGATGGTCATGCGGTCTTCCTCTCAATGGATGTCAGATTGTCGGAGGCCTGCTCCCAGAAGCGGGTCAGGCCGTTGTTCACCTGTTCGATGTCGCGCTGCGTGCCGAGCAGCTCGAAGCGGTACAGCTCCGGAACCTGGCATTTGGCAGAGACGACAGGGCCGGCGAGGCAGTAGTGCTCGCCGAAGTTCGTGTTCCCCGCCGTGATCACCCCCCGGATCAGTGCCCGGTTCGCGGGGTCGTTGAGGAACGAGATCACCTGCTTCGGCACCGCTCCGGCACGTTCCCCGCCGCCGTACGTGGGGACAACGAGCACAAAGGGCTGCGCGACCCGGATCAGCCCCTCCACTCGTGGCCGCAGCGGGATACGGACTGCGGTCCGGTCGAGCCGGTCGACGAAGCGGCGGGTGTTCTCCGACACGCTCGAGAAGAACACGAGATCAGGCGACTCGGCGGCGGCGAGCTCGCGCACTGAGAGCGCGGCGCGCCGGGGCTCGTGGGGGGCTGGCATGGCGTTCCTCCTCGCTCTCTGGCTGTGACGCGCCACGCCACGAACCACTACATGTTGTGCCTCACCGATGTTTGGAGCGGCGTATCTAGTAATAACATCGATGTAGTTTACTTGTCTACGCCACGCCCATGTTTGGAACTACGGCATGCCGAACACTATGCTGTGTGGCATGGGACGAACGCACGTGGACGAGCGCAATGAGGGTGCGTGGCTGGAGGCCATCACCTTGTTTCAATCCGTGCGAGACGCCGACCACGACGCTGCGGCTCGCCTGTTGCGAACGTCTTCCGACCCCGAAGCGGTGATGCTGAACCTCCTGCGCATGCTCGGCGTGTACCTGCGCGGAGAAGCACCCGACAAGCTCGACCACTTCATCGCCGCATCCCATCGCGCTGGCCCGCCCCCAAATCCTCGCCCTCCGCTTCCACCGCCCACGTGAACTTCCACCCGCACCCCGTCACCCGCTCAGCTAAGGAACCATCCATGCCACGAAACTCCCGCTTCTTCTCCCGCCGTGCCCTGCCGCTGCTAGCAGCGTCCGCGCTCGCGCTCTCACTGGCCGCATGCGCAACATCCGGCGAGAACGATGCAGGAGCAGACGATGAGCGTCCCGTGGTGCTGACGACGTTCACCGTCCTCGCGGACATCGCCGAGAACGTCGCCGGCGACAACCTGAGGGTGGAGTCGATCACGAAGGTCGGGGCGGAAATCCACGGCTACGAGCCCACCCCGGGAGATATTCGCAGAGCGTCGGAGGCCGATCTGATCCTCGACAACGGAATGAACCTGGAGGCGTGGTTCGGACAGTTCGTCGACGGGCTGGATGTGCCTCACGTCGTCGTCAGCGAGGGGGTCGAGACGATCGACATCACCGAGGACGCCTACGCGGGCATGCCGAACCCGCACGCGTGGATGAGCCCGCTGAACGTGCAGATCTACGTCGACAACATGGTCGACGCGTTCAGCGACCTCGACCCCGACAACGCGAGCGCGTACGAGGCCAACGGTGAGGCGTACAAGGCCGAGTTGCAGACGGTGCAGGACGAGCTGGTCGACGAGCTGTCGGTTCTCCCGGACAACCAGCGTGCGCTGGTCACCTGCGAGGGCGCGTTCTCCTACCTCGCACGGGACGCCGGGCTCACCGAGAAGTACATCTGGGCGGTCAACGCCGAGCAGCAGGCCACCCCCCAGCAGATCACCTCCGCGATCGAGTTCGTGCGCGACAACGACGTGCCAGCGGTGTTCTGCGAGTCCACCGTGTCTGCCGCCCCGATGCAGCAGGTCGTCGAAGCCACCGACGCGATCTTCGGCGGCACCCTCTACGTCGACTCCCTCTCCGAAGCGGACGGCCCGGTCTCGACCTACCTCGAGCTGATCCGCCACGACGCGACCACCATCATCGACGCACTGACGGCACGCAACTGATGAAGACAGCGATCTCGGTGCACGACGTCACCGTTCACTACGGCGAGGTCCTGGCCCTGGACCACGCCACCCTCGACATCCAGGCCGGCCGGGTATGCGGACTCGTGGGCATGAACGGATCCGGAAAGTCCACCCTGTTCAAGACCATCATGGGTCTGCTGCGCCCTGACTCCGGCACCGTCCTCGTCAACGGCCAGAACCCGACCAAGGCACGCAAGTCCGGGATCGTCGGCTACGTGCCACAGAGCGAGGACGTCGACTGGGCATTCCCGGTGACCGTACGCGATGTCATCATGACCGGCCGCTACGGGCACATGGGATTCACCCGCCACGCGAAAAGATCCGATCACGAAGCCGTCGACCACGCCCTGGAACGAGTGGAGCTCACCGAGTACGCGAACCGGCAGATCGGACAGCTCTCCGGCGGCCAAAAGAAACGCGCCTTCGTCGCCCGGGGCATCGCCCAAGGGGCGACGATCCTGCTGTTGGATGAGCCGTTCGCCGGGGTCGACAAACGCTCCGAGGCCACGATCACCCGGCTGCTGCGCGAGCTTGCCGACGACGGGGCCACCATCCTCGTCTCCACCCACGACCTCCACGCCCTGCCAGGCCTCGCTGACGAGGCCGTGCTCCTCATGCGCCGCGTGCTCATGCACGGCGACCCGAACGAGGTACTCCAGCCCGACAACCTCGCCCTGGCCTTCGGCCTCGACGTCCTGAACCGAGGCGACAACTGATGAACCTGATCGACTTCTTCCTCGAACCCCTCAGCTACGACTTCATGGTCCGCGCCCTCGCGACCACCCTGATCGCCTCGATCGTGTGCGCGGTGCTCTCCTGCTGGCTCGTCCTGATCGGCTGGTCACTCATGGGCGACGCCGTCTCCCACGCCGTCCTCCCCGGCGTCGTCCTCGCCTACATCGTCGGCGCACCCTTCGCCCTCGGAGCGGTGATCTTCGGATTCCTCGCCGTCGCCCTCATCGGCGCAGTCCGAGACACCAGCCGGGTCAAAGAGGACGCCGCGATCGGCATCGTGTTCACCACCCTGTTCGCTCTGGGGCTCGTGCTGATCTCCGTCACCCCGTCGCAGACCGACCTGAACCACATCATCTTCGGCAACCTGCTCGGCGTCTCCTGGGCCGACCTCACCCAGGTCATCATCCTCGGCGCGATCACCTTCACGATCCTCGTCACCAAACGCCGCGACTTCACCCTCTACGCCTTCGACCCCACCCACGCCCACGCCATCGGCCTCAACCCGAAGATCCTCGGCGCAGCGCTCCTCGGCCTCCTCGCCCTCACCGCCGTCGTCGCCCTCCAAGCCGTCGGCGTCATCCTGGTCGTGGCGATGCTCATCATCCCGGGAGCAACCGCATACCTGCTCACCGACCGCTTCGGACGCATGCTCGTCATCGCCCCCGCGATCTCCGCAGCCTGCGCCGTCATCGGCCTGTACTTGAGCTACTACCTCGACACCGCCTCCGGCGGCATGGTCGTCCTCGCCCAGGGAGCCGTGTTCGCGCTCGTCTACCTCTTCAGCCCCCGGCACGGTCTCATCGGAACGCGGGTCATGAGCACACGTCGCAGACGCGCACTCGCTTCCGCTCAGTAGGGGCATCCCGCATGCACGGCAAGAGCGACCGGTCAGGGACCAGAGCACGCTATCTCCGTGCCATCTGGTCCCTGACTGAGAGCAGTGACGCTCCGGTTACGGTGACGGGCATTGCCCGAGCGCTGCGGTTCGTGCCGGGGAGCGTGTCCGAACAGGTGAAGCGACTCGTCGATGACGGCCTCATCGACCACGAACGGTACAAGTGCATCTCTCTCACCCCTTCGGGACGCCTCGAAGCGATGCGGGCACTGCGGGCGAACCGGATACTTCGATGCTTCCTCAACGACGTCCTCGACCTGCCCTGGAGCGAACTCGCCACCAATGCCGAAGCATTGGAAGCCAGCAGCTCACCGCGCTTCCTCCAACGAATCGAAGCTTCCCTCGAACAGCCCACCCACGACCCCTACGGGCAACCCATCCCCACCCCAGACGGTCACATCGAATCCCGCCGAGATGCCCGTCTGCGGGAACTCGCACGCCCGCGATGGGCTCCCGTGAGGATCACGCGCGTCGCCGACGCGCCACTCGAAACACTGGTCTTCCTCGACGAGCGACACCTTCGCCCCGGCACATGGTTACGCATCCAGGCCTGCACAGCGGAAGTCGACATCATCGAGGTCCGCACGGCGGAATGGCATGGCACGCTGCTCCCTGCCGGAGCAGCCGTGCTCCATGCATCACTCCACGACGAAGCTGCGGGGTGACAGTATCAACTGGCCACGACAGACACATAGAGTGCATCTGTCGCCGAACGCCCCAGTGCTACCGAGGTGTCCGATCCCGTAACTCGCGCGTCCAGTGCGTCCGAGAACGGGGCACCTTCGCCGATCTCCAGCGTTGATCCGATTACGAAACCATGCTCTTCGAAGAACTGCAGGAGCGCCGGGTCCGAGTCCGAAATGCGCTCGACCACCACTCGGTGCCCCGCCCCGACTTCGGTCAGCTGCGTCGCGTCCGGGATATGCACAGTCCCGTCAGCGGATGGGATCGGGTCACCATGAGGGTCGCGGGTGGGGAACTCCAAAAACTCGTCGATCCGGTCGATCATGAAATCTGACACCGCATGCTCAAGGTGCTCAGCCTCGTCATGCACCTGATCCCACGAGTACCCCAAGACACTGACGAGGAACGACTCAATCAGCCGGTGCCGACGTACCATCGCCAGCGCGTACGAGCGCCCCGTCTCCGTCAACTCCACCGAACCATAAGGCGCATGCTCGACAAGACCCTGCGTAGAGAGCTTACGGACAGCATCCGAGACCGAAGAGAGCTTCAACCCTGTTCGCTCCGCGATGAGCGTCGGCGTCACCGGCACCGACGACCACTCCGTCAGACCCCACACGGCCTTCAAATAGTTCTGGGTGCTCGCGGACAACTCAGAGACGGACATGAACTCAGCATAACGCCGAACATGCAACTACGGCATGGCTATGTTCAAAAGTACGGCGTCGAGGCGGCGCGTACATCGACAGACGTTCCCCGGCCACAGGAGCTACCGGTCCAGCCTCGACTGGACCAGTGGAACGTATGACGCATCCTTCTCGAAGCACAGCACTCGATAGCCATCGCTGACCGCTGCTTCCACCGTCGTCCCCGATCCAGCGAATGGCTCCAGCACCACTCCGTGCGGCGGTGTCACCAGCGTGACGAGCCAGCGCATCAACGCCAGCGGTTTCACGGTTGTGTGCGATACCCCGAACGCGCGGGGTCGTTCCAGTGTGGGGGGTTTGTGGTCGAAGCGGAAGATCGGGAACTTCCGCGACAGTGACCCGCCCTGCCACGTCCCCGTCAACAAATCCAGC
It encodes the following:
- a CDS encoding metal ABC transporter ATP-binding protein, which produces MKTAISVHDVTVHYGEVLALDHATLDIQAGRVCGLVGMNGSGKSTLFKTIMGLLRPDSGTVLVNGQNPTKARKSGIVGYVPQSEDVDWAFPVTVRDVIMTGRYGHMGFTRHAKRSDHEAVDHALERVELTEYANRQIGQLSGGQKKRAFVARGIAQGATILLLDEPFAGVDKRSEATITRLLRELADDGATILVSTHDLHALPGLADEAVLLMRRVLMHGDPNEVLQPDNLALAFGLDVLNRGDN
- the nrdI gene encoding class Ib ribonucleoside-diphosphate reductase assembly flavoprotein NrdI: MPAPHEPRRAALSVRELAAAESPDLVFFSSVSENTRRFVDRLDRTAVRIPLRPRVEGLIRVAQPFVLVVPTYGGGERAGAVPKQVISFLNDPANRALIRGVITAGNTNFGEHYCLAGPVVSAKCQVPELYRFELLGTQRDIEQVNNGLTRFWEQASDNLTSIERKTA
- the nrdE gene encoding class 1b ribonucleoside-diphosphate reductase subunit alpha, with amino-acid sequence MTIISPEAPARAGIGARKDYHALNAQLNLFAPGGSIQFHKDKEAADEYLRQHVLPNTRTFPSVAARLDWLVANDYYEQAFLDAYVPEFLTGLHERARGAGHRFQTFLGAFKFFTSYALKTFDGTTYLEGFEERVVATALFLGQGDEALATRLVDEMLSGRFQPATPTFLNAGKAQRGELVSCFLLRLEDNLESIGRSVNSALQLSKRGGGVALLLTNLRETGAPIKQIENQASGVVPVMKILEDSFSYANQLGARQGAGAVYLHAHHPDILRFLDTKRENADEKIRIKTLSLGVVIPDVTFQLAKENRDMHLFSPYDVEREYGKPLSDLSVNDHYDELVANPRVRKTTISAREFFKTLAELQFESGYPYVLFEDTVNRANPLQGWINMSNLCSEILQVNTPSRYDAAIGYEQVGRDISCNLGSLNIAHAFASPNFGATIETAVRALTSVSDQTDIDAVPSIAAGNDASHAIGLGQMNLHGFLASQRIRYGSEEGIDFTDIYFLTVTYHALRASNRIAIERGTAFAGFETSAYADGTYFDKYTERDWQPTTERVRTLFAEAGVAIPTRDDWAQLRESVRQHGIYNAYLQAIPPTGSISYVNNATASIHPIAAKIEIRKEGKLGRVYYPAPHMTDDNLEFFEDAYEIGYEKIIDTYAAATRHVDQGLSLTLFFRDTATTRDINKAQIHAWRAGIKTLYYIRLRQPALEGTEIEGCVSCAL
- a CDS encoding metal ABC transporter permease, giving the protein MNLIDFFLEPLSYDFMVRALATTLIASIVCAVLSCWLVLIGWSLMGDAVSHAVLPGVVLAYIVGAPFALGAVIFGFLAVALIGAVRDTSRVKEDAAIGIVFTTLFALGLVLISVTPSQTDLNHIIFGNLLGVSWADLTQVIILGAITFTILVTKRRDFTLYAFDPTHAHAIGLNPKILGAALLGLLALTAVVALQAVGVILVVAMLIIPGATAYLLTDRFGRMLVIAPAISAACAVIGLYLSYYLDTASGGMVVLAQGAVFALVYLFSPRHGLIGTRVMSTRRRRALASAQ
- a CDS encoding metal ABC transporter substrate-binding protein; this encodes MPRNSRFFSRRALPLLAASALALSLAACATSGENDAGADDERPVVLTTFTVLADIAENVAGDNLRVESITKVGAEIHGYEPTPGDIRRASEADLILDNGMNLEAWFGQFVDGLDVPHVVVSEGVETIDITEDAYAGMPNPHAWMSPLNVQIYVDNMVDAFSDLDPDNASAYEANGEAYKAELQTVQDELVDELSVLPDNQRALVTCEGAFSYLARDAGLTEKYIWAVNAEQQATPQQITSAIEFVRDNDVPAVFCESTVSAAPMQQVVEATDAIFGGTLYVDSLSEADGPVSTYLELIRHDATTIIDALTARN
- a CDS encoding metal-dependent transcriptional regulator, which codes for MSVSELSASTQNYLKAVWGLTEWSSVPVTPTLIAERTGLKLSSVSDAVRKLSTQGLVEHAPYGSVELTETGRSYALAMVRRHRLIESFLVSVLGYSWDQVHDEAEHLEHAVSDFMIDRIDEFLEFPTRDPHGDPIPSADGTVHIPDATQLTEVGAGHRVVVERISDSDPALLQFFEEHGFVIGSTLEIGEGAPFSDALDARVTGSDTSVALGRSATDALYVSVVAS
- a CDS encoding metal-dependent transcriptional regulator — translated: MHGKSDRSGTRARYLRAIWSLTESSDAPVTVTGIARALRFVPGSVSEQVKRLVDDGLIDHERYKCISLTPSGRLEAMRALRANRILRCFLNDVLDLPWSELATNAEALEASSSPRFLQRIEASLEQPTHDPYGQPIPTPDGHIESRRDARLRELARPRWAPVRITRVADAPLETLVFLDERHLRPGTWLRIQACTAEVDIIEVRTAEWHGTLLPAGAAVLHASLHDEAAG